One Pectinophora gossypiella chromosome 25, ilPecGoss1.1, whole genome shotgun sequence DNA window includes the following coding sequences:
- the LOC126378225 gene encoding uncharacterized protein LOC126378225 isoform X2, whose product MPLGKFGKITLSWAVITISSLSLFVVSKNSINASRLENMKSRERMRKSNQGEYPDVYRKL is encoded by the exons ATGCCGCTAGGAAAATTCGGAAAAATAACACTTTCGTG GGCAGTGATCACCATATCGAGTTTGTCCCTGTTTGTGGTGTCAAAAAACTCCATAAATGCGAGCCGGTTGGAGAATATGAAATCGCGGGAACGCATGCGCAAGTCTAATCAGGGAGAGTATCCAGACGTTTACAGAAA GTTGTGA
- the LOC126378221 gene encoding mitochondrial import inner membrane translocase subunit Tim10 isoform X1, with the protein MATPQLDPAKLQLVQELEIEMMSDMYNRLVTACHRKCIPIKYHEAELGKGESVCLDRCVAKYLDVHERIGKKLSNMSQGEADADLTKLNLPEKK; encoded by the exons atggcgaCACCTCAACTTGACCCTGCGAAGTTGCAATTGGTGCAAGAGTTGGAGATTGAGATGATGTCCGACATGTACAACCGACTGGTGACGGCGTGTCACCGGAAGTGTATTCCCATCAAGTACCACGAGGCTGAACTTG GCAAAGGAGAGTCTGTGTGTCTCGATCGTTGCGTTGCGAAGTACTTGGATGTCCACGAACGTATCGgcaagaaactgtcaaacatgTCCCAGGGAGAGGCCGACGCAGATTTGACGAAACTCAATCTCCCTGAGAAAAAGTAG
- the LOC126378221 gene encoding mitochondrial import inner membrane translocase subunit Tim10 isoform X2: MATPQLDPAKLQLVQELEIEMMSDMYNRLVTACHRKCIPIKYHEAELGKGESVCLDRCVAKYLDVHERIGKKLSNMSQGEADADLTKLNLPEKK, translated from the exons atggcgaCAC CTCAACTTGACCCTGCGAAGTTGCAATTGGTGCAAGAGTTGGAGATTGAGATGATGTCCGACATGTACAACCGACTGGTGACGGCGTGTCACCGGAAGTGTATTCCCATCAAGTACCACGAGGCTGAACTTG GCAAAGGAGAGTCTGTGTGTCTCGATCGTTGCGTTGCGAAGTACTTGGATGTCCACGAACGTATCGgcaagaaactgtcaaacatgTCCCAGGGAGAGGCCGACGCAGATTTGACGAAACTCAATCTCCCTGAGAAAAAGTAG
- the LOC126378189 gene encoding UPF0488 protein CG14286 has translation MPKPTKLHAKGKPKPKSMQKACNEKTSSSSSNDTDGNQENAMRQFELELCWCIQQLERTLNHKKTSETQVQDTWKVLQVLKNNNQPIIRKRQLMRTHFGDYRAKMLAEEKKQTKMTSKMKILEKPTNPKATFLRKSLFQSTGDSSFQFNFNLKLDQLDIGNENPDVTTQNLTGNTEVPAGNTETPVSNTIASSGDDKPQNAQVIENNTNTFKFKFSGEAFRFNFDVAN, from the exons ATGCCGAAACCGACGAAATTGCACGCTAAGGGGAAGCCGAAGCCGAAATCGATGCAGAAGGCATGTAATGAGAAGACCAGTAGTAGTAGCTCGAATGATACAGACGGGAACCAAGAGAATGCTATGAGGCAATTCGAGTTGGAGCTCTGCTGGTGCATTCAGCAATTGGAACGCACTTTGAATCACAAAAAGACTAGTGAGACACAAG TGCAAGACACATGGAAGGTGTTGCaagtgttaaaaaataataatcagccAATCATAAGGAAGAGGCAACTAATGCGTACACACTTTGGTGACTATAGAGCAAAGATGTTGGCAGAGGAGAAGAAACAAACTAAAa tgaCAAGTAAAATGAAGATTTTAGAAAAACCAACAAACCCTAAAGCTACATTCCTGAGAAAGTCATTATTTCAGTCAACGGGAGACAGCtcatttcaatttaattttaatttaaaacttgatCAATTGGATATTGGTAATGAGAACCCTGATGTTACAACCCAGAATTTAACTGGCAATACCGAAGTCCCAGCTGGCAACACAGAGACTCCTGTTAGCAACACAATAGCAAGTTCTGGTGATGACAAACCTCAAAACGCGCaagtaatagaaaataatacaaatacattcaaatttaaattttcaGGTGAAGCATTTAGATTTAATTTCGACGTAGCCAAttaa